The sequence below is a genomic window from Anopheles cruzii chromosome 3, idAnoCruzAS_RS32_06, whole genome shotgun sequence.
gttttgttatgtggctTTTTCTACAGTCCTGCATGTATCTAcatgtattattttggtatagataggtttgattaatttagctaattctgttaaattgagaGGGATCTACGTACACTCcaaagttcatgaataaccacatgttttcagtggttggccggtctggacaaagatgttaataccttaaaactttgataCTATCATCCACGATATACTGCATGACCACTTCTGGCTTGTGAattgccgcactatcctgtggtgcggggaaatcttcacctataagacttgttccttctcgaataatttttgtttcgtcgatttttgaccagctttcaagtcagcatgaccaggaaaggtcatCAACTTGTaggtttcatgtaaataatgcatccctgaaacataatgccgttgtaatttgtttcctaattgatgattcaggtccctatagcagaaaatttcaactccttataatgagaggtgaatcataccaaagattcatcactccaaaacggcttttctcacaataaacgaagtttcaaagcatgcagatagtaaaataccgttcttttttacgtattggccatggttaggtgcggaattttgttgaaaacaaggccagagTTGTGTACATGTTATAGGttacgtcgaatgatatgcacggaaggGAGCTGTATACcttttgattttcgtttttggccaatattttatgcGGATTGTAACTGGTTTGTGaaggagatattcagtatacgtttatcaactcgtttttgtgttgatttcttgcggccacaaactttaatatgatgaatacgacctttattttcatacagcttgattattgctgccgattgcttgctcgcttttgtcgaaaatacgtgcaatatccctatcagttttaccactaatactcaaattaataactaacttacgttattaattggtaatcttgggatatttagagggttctaccatatttcaagctgaaAAACAGCATTAtttcttgtgaattcttcaccatgcgtttctcagctttaattctgcattttgcatattaaaacatgtaaaatatcatgttattattgctcataaattgaaaaaatgtactctagttgctttattaccgagcaaaacgaagtaaattggtgtgaaaaataaaaacttcaagcttccaaattaaactaaggttaatttcgccgtgctcaaattgacctagggccacaaatggccgcaccagtctactagattacatctaaatgtcattttatcgcccacattttagtcttagaacctcaatctaatattcaacttctcaaaagagccattcaaatagaagatgtactcatattttcacatattatttaaatgttcaagagctaaggttaatttcgccatccactgtaaaTATACTTTCATTTTTGAGAAGAAATAGGCAATACCTTGGTTTTACTGGGAGTCGAATAAAGAAAGTGTGGAATTAACTTTTAACTGTTAAACTTACGGATTTTCaacatttgaaacatttgagCCTGCAGAAGCTGTATGCAAGTGACAATCTACGACCAAGGTAGTTGGAACAACCCAAAAGAACCCAAAAGAAGAATATGCTTAGTAGAATATTACTTTGTCGTTTCCATCTTTAACAAGTTTGGCTTCATCGAAATGTTTCTGACCAGACGAATAGAAAAGAGATGTGTTGGAAATTTGAAATATGGAAAATACATTAGTTTAtcatagttttgtttttatatttccTAACTAACTTCTAACTAACTAACATAGCCAACTTCTGAACGATACACATTCATCCTTCTTCGAGGCTAAAACAACAAGGGTTACGCTGCCAGTAACCCATCACCTGGTCAAATCCATCCAgtaaaattgtgttttgttggaTAACACAAAAGGCTATTTCCACTATTTCTGCGGTAAACATCGTGTCCGCGGAAATTCTATAAACACACAGAATCGCTCAATGACGGGTTTCGAATGGTGCCGCTGCAGTTTGCCTTCGACACAAAATTGCACCTAACAACCTTCTCCCCAAAAACGGGCCCCGATTAATGAGGAATGAACGCGCCAACGTTAGAAGGGCTTTTGCCAACGTGACAAATCATACTATTTGATGCAACCTTCACGAGGCAGAGCatcaacataatttattccattGCAATTGACGGTCGGTCAGGGTCGGGTGTGTCGGGCGATGCCCCTGAATGCATGCTCATACCCACCCCCCCGGACACGTAAGGGTTGGGAAACGGTCTTGGTTTTCACGCCCATNNNNNNNNNNNNNNNNNNNNNNNNNNNNNNNNNNNNNNNNNNNNNNNNNNNNNNNNNNNNNNNNNNNNNNNNNNNNNNNNNNNNNNNNNNNNNNNNNNNNNNNNNNNNNNNNNNNNNNNNNNNNNNNNNNNNNNNNNNNNNNNNNNNNNNNNNNNNNNNNNNNNNNNNNNNNNNNNNNNNNNNNNNNNNNNNNNNNNNNNNNNNNNNNNNNNNNNNNNNNNNNNNNNNNNNNNNNNNNNNNNNNNNNNNNNNNNGAACGTCTTTATCGCGCACGCCAATGGAATAATGGCCGGATGCGCGGTGGTGTACACTCACCGTGAGCCTATTTTGCTGCAGATCGTTGCAGTGTGTCCAACGGATGGGACGACTGGTGTACCGGAACGAGGCAATGTTCAATTGTGTTAGAAATTCGAAGCGTTGGTGAGGATCATGGGCAAGAGGTTGGTGCGACGTTAATCGGAAAGGAAGGTTTTCATATCTTCGACGCTTCCGCTTATGACACGATGACAAGTAGTGAAGATTTAGCGAAAGGGATGATTCTGGAGCATTCAAATTTTGTCCactaaaacgaaaaataaagaagTGACAATTCCGATTTGTCATCGTGTAACGACAGCAAAAGGACCCTACCTACCCTGTGACGAGCCGGAAGcgttttccggtggccggaacagTGCATTCGTGAGCAACCGGAAGCTAGTTGACTCTATCGCTGGAGCATAGTCTATGATTGACTCTGAACATGACTCATCAATTTCGATAACCTCTGGCTGCGGTTGGCTTAGCACTTGAACGTATTCTTCGTAGCCCGAagaattgttttctgtttgggTGTTTGGTTCGACCTTTATTGGCACATTCGTGCTTTCCGTTTTGATCGTGGCTATGATCGGGATGCTCGTTTCCAAAGGCACCGTTTCAATGCTGCTCTGCGATACGTTGGCATATGTATGTTCGCCAGCGGTTACCGGGATTTGAACCGTCTCCACATGCAAGGTGGGGTTTTCCGTATTTTGTGTGGAACAAATCGTCGGTTGAAAGTTAATCGAATCGGGCGTTTCTAATTCTTGTGAAGCCAAGGGGTTAGTGGTAGGGTCAGTAGTAACCAATTCATTTTCGTTCAATGAATCTTCAGCGTAAACGATGGGCCTTTTTCGCGACGGAACGGGTTTGGTTTGCGCGCAATGtctcttcggtggtggtggttgggaAACAGAAGAATTTTCATGTGATTGTTGCCGAGACTGGGTTGTTTCAAGGCTCtgttctattgtttccttTCGAGCCGTACTAGTTTCCGATTTCCGTTGGCGCGCTCGTGTTGCTCGCTCTTCTGCTGTTAACAAGCGTAAACCCGGTGGTAACTGGTTCACCGCGAACAAATTGCGGAATTTTTTGTAATACTTCACTACGTTTGTCTCCAACTCAGCGTCGCTCAACTTGGCGCCTTTCAGTGACTGATAAAGTGTTTGAAGCATTTCGTAAACGTTAGTGTTCTGTTTCACGAACCGTAGTGTAAAATAACTGCGAGGTTTATCGCAAACTTTGTCCACTTCCGGGTTCGGtgcggcaacaacagcagttACTACTGGTGTGGACACATGAGATGTGGCCTCATTGCTTGGTCTATTTTCCTGTGCGTTCCTCGCTGGGCTCTGGAAATGAAGGCGGCGATCGACGGTTGATGTTGCCTTAGGTGCACCAGAACCTACAGAAAGGACTGATCTCTGTTGAAATGGTTCAATTCCCACCAGCACATTTTTCGATGTACTCGGCAGACTCGCTCTCGACGCTATCTCCGACGGTTGATCCATGCCAACATTTTCAGTTTGGTTAATGCTGAAATCAGATACGATAGAAGAATTCAAGCTAACTTCTCGTGAACTCGTGATGCCATTGTTGGCGAAAATAGCGACATGAGCTGGCAACAGTCTGTTTGAAAAGTATTTTCCAGTTTTGTAACGGCGGTTTAATGAATCTTCGTTGAACTGAAAGTGGCGCCTAATTGGTAGCATTCCGGGTTCGCTAGGATGTAACAGCTCGTCGATCAGTTTTGGCTGCAAATTCTGCAACATACTGCTATTTATGCTCTGCAGGTTCGAATCTTCCAGTACCGCCTTACGCAGCATCTCACGTTCACGGCTCTTCATTTTCTCGCGATTTTGCTGTGCTCGCGTAAGGTATTCCGTCAGCTTGTCCAGTTTGGCGGACCAGTTATTGAACCGTGATTTTACTTTTGCTACTATTTCGTTTTGATCTTCCAACACACAGTTGTTCTGCGTCATGTCAACAAAGCAGAGTTGCTTAATGCCAGCACTCCTTAGCTTGCTCCGGTAGCCAGCGAACTGTTCCGCACTGTTCAGGGGCATTGTTTGTGCCATCCGAAACAGACCTTCGTGGTACGTTGTGTCGAACGAAATTTGATGCAGTGGTTCACGGATGCGTAGTGACGGCTGTACCGCGTACGTTTCGTAGATTGTGTTAGCATACTTCTGCTTCGAATT
It includes:
- the LOC128270656 gene encoding uncharacterized protein LOC128270656, giving the protein MSKAKKGPAPVDKAQADIRQLMETIRLKTANATVPQPSVAPSVAKEKPVARRPIIYDSPSADPPPIATVRDPRLSNSYARALFFDHTNVSGVVESKMPGRSENSKQKYANTIYETYAVQPSLRIREPLHQISFDTTYHEGLFRMAQTMPLNSAEQFAGYRSKLRSAGIKQLCFVDMTQNNCVLEDQNEIVAKVKSRFNNWSAKLDKLTEYLTRAQQNREKMKSREREMLRKAVLEDSNLQSINSSMLQNLQPKLIDELLHPSEPGMLPIRRHFQFNEDSLNRRYKTGKYFSNRLLPAHVAIFANNGITSSREVSLNSSIVSDFSINQTENVGMDQPSEIASRASLPSTSKNVLVGIEPFQQRSVLSVGSGAPKATSTVDRRLHFQSPARNAQENRPSNEATSHVSTPVVTAVVAAPNPEVDKVCDKPRSYFTLRFVKQNTNVYEMLQTLYQSLKGAKLSDAELETNVVKYYKKFRNLFAVNQLPPGLRLLTAEERATRARQRKSETSTARKETIEQSLETTQSRQQSHENSSVSQPPPPKRHCAQTKPVPSRKRPIVYAEDSLNENELVTTDPTTNPLASQELETPDSINFQPTICSTQNTENPTLHVETVQIPVTAGEHTYANVSQSSIETVPLETSIPIIATIKTESTNVPIKVEPNTQTENNSSGYEEYVQVLSQPQPEVIEIDESCSESIIDYAPAIESTSFRLLTNALFRPPENASGSSQVDKI